One genomic region from Streptomyces sp. NBC_01304 encodes:
- the sucD gene encoding succinate--CoA ligase subunit alpha, which yields MAIYLTKESKVLVQGMTGSEGMKHTRRMLAAGTNVVGGVNPRKAGRTVDFDDRAVPVYGTVREGIAATGADVTIVFVPPAFCKAAVIEAADAGIALAVVITEGIPVHDAVTFQSYAKQRGTRVIGPNCPGLITPGQSNAGIIPADITKPGRIGLVSKSGTLTYQLMYELRDIGFSTCVGIGGDPVIGTSHIDCLEAFEADPDTELIVLIGEIGGDAEERAAAYIREHVTKPVIGYVAGFTAPEGRTMGHAGAIVSGSSGTARAKKDALEAVGVRVGATPTETARLVLDRLGI from the coding sequence ATGGCCATCTACCTGACCAAGGAGAGCAAGGTCCTCGTCCAGGGCATGACCGGCAGCGAGGGCATGAAACACACCCGCCGGATGCTGGCGGCGGGCACGAACGTCGTCGGCGGCGTCAACCCCCGCAAGGCCGGCCGGACCGTCGACTTCGACGACCGCGCCGTCCCCGTCTACGGCACCGTCCGCGAGGGCATCGCGGCCACCGGCGCCGACGTCACGATCGTGTTCGTGCCGCCCGCCTTCTGCAAGGCGGCCGTCATCGAGGCCGCCGACGCGGGGATCGCACTCGCCGTCGTCATCACGGAGGGCATCCCGGTGCACGACGCCGTGACCTTCCAGTCGTACGCGAAGCAGCGCGGGACTCGCGTCATCGGCCCCAACTGCCCCGGCCTGATCACCCCCGGCCAGTCCAACGCCGGCATCATCCCCGCCGACATCACCAAGCCCGGCCGCATCGGCCTGGTCTCCAAGTCCGGCACGCTCACCTATCAACTCATGTACGAGCTGCGGGACATCGGCTTCTCCACCTGTGTCGGCATCGGCGGCGACCCCGTCATCGGCACCAGCCACATCGACTGCCTCGAGGCGTTCGAGGCCGACCCCGACACCGAACTCATCGTGCTCATCGGCGAGATCGGCGGCGACGCGGAGGAGCGTGCGGCGGCCTACATCCGCGAACACGTCACCAAGCCGGTGATCGGATACGTCGCCGGATTCACCGCCCCCGAGGGCCGCACGATGGGCCACGCGGGCGCCATCGTCTCCGGCTCGTCGGGCACGGCCCGGGCCAAGAAGGACGCCCTGGAGGCCGTCGGCGTCCGGGTCGGCGCCACCCCCACCGAGACGGCGCGGCTCGTGCTCGACCGGCTCGGCATCTGA
- the sucC gene encoding ADP-forming succinate--CoA ligase subunit beta — MDLYEHQARELFEQYGVLVPNAEVADSAKEARRIAERLGGRVVVKAQVKTGGRGKAGGVKLAADEAAAEITARQILGMDIKGHTVDKVMLAQPVDIETEFYVSYVLDRTAGRFLAIASAEGGMDIEEVAARRPEAVARVLVDPATGVTADKAAEIAAAAGLPPETADVLVKLWTVMVEEDAVLVEVNPLVRTKDGQILALDGKVTLDDNARFRQARWAPATEAAYNDGLEATAAAKGLNYVKLDGSVGVIGNGAGLVMSTLDVVAGCGAKPANFLDIGGGASARIMADGLNVILSDPEVKSVFVNVFGGITACDAVADGIVQALDSVRLTKPLVVRLDGNNAARGRAILDGHFHPLVEQVATMDGAARRAAELAH, encoded by the coding sequence ATGGACCTGTACGAACACCAGGCAAGGGAACTCTTCGAGCAATACGGGGTGTTGGTGCCAAACGCCGAGGTAGCGGACTCGGCGAAGGAAGCCCGGCGGATCGCCGAACGCCTCGGCGGCCGGGTGGTCGTCAAGGCCCAGGTGAAGACCGGCGGGCGCGGCAAGGCGGGCGGGGTGAAGCTCGCCGCGGACGAGGCGGCGGCCGAGATCACCGCCCGCCAGATCCTCGGCATGGACATCAAGGGCCACACCGTGGACAAGGTGATGCTCGCCCAACCGGTCGACATCGAGACCGAGTTCTATGTCTCGTACGTCCTCGACCGCACGGCCGGCCGCTTCCTCGCCATCGCCTCCGCCGAGGGCGGCATGGACATCGAGGAGGTCGCGGCCCGGCGCCCCGAGGCGGTCGCCCGCGTCCTCGTCGACCCCGCCACCGGCGTCACCGCGGACAAGGCGGCCGAGATCGCCGCGGCCGCGGGCCTGCCGCCCGAGACCGCCGACGTCCTGGTCAAGCTGTGGACCGTAATGGTGGAGGAGGACGCGGTCCTGGTCGAGGTCAATCCGCTCGTCCGCACCAAGGACGGGCAGATCCTGGCCCTCGACGGCAAGGTCACCCTCGACGACAACGCCCGCTTCCGCCAGGCGCGTTGGGCCCCGGCGACCGAGGCGGCGTACAACGACGGACTGGAGGCGACCGCGGCCGCCAAGGGACTCAACTACGTCAAGCTCGACGGCTCGGTGGGCGTGATCGGCAACGGCGCCGGACTGGTGATGTCGACCCTCGACGTGGTCGCCGGCTGTGGCGCGAAGCCCGCCAACTTCCTCGACATCGGCGGCGGCGCCTCGGCCCGGATCATGGCCGACGGCCTCAATGTCATCCTCTCCGACCCCGAGGTGAAGTCCGTCTTCGTGAACGTCTTCGGCGGCATCACCGCCTGCGACGCCGTCGCCGACGGCATCGTCCAGGCGCTGGACTCCGTACGCCTGACCAAACCCCTGGTCGTCCGCCTCGACGGCAACAACGCCGCCCGCGGCCGCGCCATCCTCGACGGCCACTTCCATCCGCTCGTCGAGCAGGTCGCCACGATGGACGGCGCCGCCCGCAGGGCCGCCGAACTCGCCCACTAG
- the frc gene encoding formyl-CoA transferase, with amino-acid sequence MTQTKALEGIRVLDMTHVQSGPSATQLLAWLGADVVKLEAPTGDITRKQLRDLPDVDSLYFTMLNSNKRSITLNTKTERGKEILTELIRRSDVMVENFGPGAVDRMGFTWDRIKEINPKIVYASIKGFGEGPYTNYKAYEVVAQAMGGSMATTGFEDGPPMATGAQIGDSGTGIHAVAGILAALFQRENTGRGQRVNVAMQHAVLNLCRVKLRDQQRLAHGPLAEYPNDDFGTEVPRSGNASGGGQPGWAVRCAPGGPNDYVYVIVQPVGWKPLSALIGRPELAEDPEWATPEARLPQLSKMFQLIEEWTATLPKWQVLEELNRRNIPCGPILSTKEIIEDESLIANDIVVTVPHAERGEYITVGSPLKLSDSPVDVTGSPLLGEHNEEVYVGELGLGDEELRLLRSSGVI; translated from the coding sequence ATGACGCAGACCAAAGCTCTGGAAGGCATCCGCGTCCTCGACATGACGCACGTACAGTCCGGCCCCTCGGCGACCCAGCTGCTCGCCTGGCTCGGTGCGGACGTGGTCAAGCTCGAGGCGCCGACCGGGGACATCACGCGCAAGCAGCTGCGCGACCTGCCCGACGTCGACTCGCTGTACTTCACGATGCTCAACTCCAACAAGCGGAGCATCACCCTCAACACCAAGACCGAGCGCGGCAAGGAGATCCTCACCGAGCTGATCCGGCGCAGCGATGTCATGGTCGAGAACTTCGGCCCGGGCGCGGTGGACCGGATGGGGTTCACCTGGGACCGGATCAAGGAGATCAACCCGAAGATCGTCTATGCCTCCATCAAGGGGTTCGGTGAGGGCCCGTACACCAACTACAAGGCGTACGAGGTCGTGGCCCAGGCCATGGGCGGGTCGATGGCGACCACCGGCTTCGAGGACGGGCCGCCGATGGCCACGGGTGCGCAGATCGGGGACTCGGGCACCGGAATCCACGCCGTCGCGGGGATCCTCGCGGCGCTGTTCCAGCGGGAGAACACCGGGCGCGGGCAGCGGGTCAACGTGGCCATGCAGCATGCCGTGCTCAACCTCTGCCGGGTGAAGTTGCGCGATCAGCAGCGCCTGGCCCACGGCCCGCTCGCCGAATATCCAAACGACGACTTCGGCACGGAAGTTCCCCGCTCGGGCAATGCCTCCGGCGGAGGTCAGCCTGGGTGGGCGGTGCGGTGTGCGCCGGGCGGGCCGAACGACTACGTGTACGTCATCGTGCAGCCCGTCGGCTGGAAGCCGCTGTCCGCGCTGATCGGCCGGCCGGAGCTCGCCGAGGACCCCGAGTGGGCGACGCCGGAGGCCCGGCTGCCCCAGCTCTCCAAGATGTTCCAGCTGATCGAGGAGTGGACGGCGACGCTGCCCAAGTGGCAGGTCCTGGAGGAGCTGAACCGGCGCAACATCCCGTGCGGGCCGATCCTCTCCACCAAGGAGATCATCGAGGACGAGTCGCTGATCGCGAACGACATCGTCGTCACGGTCCCGCACGCCGAGCGCGGCGAGTACATCACCGTCGGCTCCCCGCTGAAGCTCTCCGACTCCCCCGTGGACGTCACCGGTTCGCCGCTGCTCGGCGAGCACAACGAGGAGGTGTACGTCGGCGAACTGGGGCTCGGCGACGAGGAGTTGCGCCTGCTCAGGTCGAGCGGGGTGATATGA
- a CDS encoding acetate--CoA ligase family protein, translating to MTQDRVRTVRALLDSVRAKGRTSLTAPEGKVIADAYGIAVPGEELARDVDQAVAYAARCDGPVVLKIVSPDILHKTEAGGVVVGVRGASEVRAAFYEIVKNVRAYDADARIEGIQVQQLLPRGTEVIVGAVTDPTFGKVVAFGLGGVLVEVLKDVTFRLAPVDGDEALSMLDSIRAAEILRGVRGAPPVDRWALAEQIRRVSELVADFPEIAEVDLNPVIATPQGAFAADIRVLLATDPPRQRRTYGREEILTSMRRLMRPRSVAVIGASNEQGKIGNSVMRNLIDGGFPGKIHPVHPRADDILGRKAYKSVTDVPGEVDVAVFAIPAKFVASALEEVGKKGVPNAVLIPSGFAETGEHALQDEVVEIAERHGVRVLGPNIYGYYSTWQDLCATFCTPYDVKGPVALTSQSGGIGMAILGFARSTGTGVSAIVGLGNKADLDEDDLLTWFGEDPHTECIAMHLEDLKDGRAFVEAARATVPKKPVVVLKAGRTAAGARAAGSHTGALAGDDAVYDDILRQAGVIRAPGLNEMLEYARALPVLPTPKGDNVVIITGAGGSGVLLSDAAYDNGLSLMEIPDDLDAAFRAFIPPFGAAGNPVDITGGEPPSTYENTIRLGLEDPRIHSLVLGYWHTVVTPPMVFAELTARVVAEFRERGIEKPVVASLAGDVEVEEACRYLFARGVVAYPYTTEKPVAALGAKYRWARAAGLLGGGP from the coding sequence CTGACCCAGGACCGTGTGCGCACGGTGCGGGCGCTGCTCGATTCCGTACGCGCGAAGGGGCGTACGTCGCTGACCGCGCCCGAGGGCAAGGTGATCGCGGACGCGTACGGGATCGCCGTGCCGGGCGAGGAGTTGGCCCGCGACGTGGACCAGGCGGTGGCGTACGCGGCACGTTGCGACGGGCCGGTGGTGCTGAAGATCGTCTCCCCGGACATCCTGCACAAGACCGAGGCCGGCGGTGTCGTCGTCGGGGTGCGGGGCGCGAGCGAGGTGCGGGCCGCCTTCTACGAGATCGTCAAGAACGTCCGGGCGTACGACGCCGACGCGCGCATCGAGGGGATCCAGGTGCAGCAACTGCTGCCCCGGGGCACCGAGGTGATCGTCGGCGCGGTGACCGATCCGACCTTCGGGAAGGTGGTCGCCTTCGGGCTCGGCGGCGTACTGGTGGAGGTGCTGAAGGACGTCACCTTCCGGCTCGCGCCGGTCGACGGCGACGAGGCCCTGTCGATGCTCGACTCGATCCGGGCGGCCGAGATCCTGCGCGGGGTGCGCGGCGCTCCCCCGGTCGACCGGTGGGCGCTTGCCGAGCAGATCCGGCGGGTCTCCGAACTGGTCGCCGACTTCCCGGAGATCGCCGAGGTGGACCTCAACCCGGTGATCGCCACCCCGCAGGGCGCGTTCGCCGCGGACATCCGGGTGCTCCTGGCGACGGATCCGCCCCGGCAGCGGCGTACGTACGGCCGGGAGGAGATCCTCACGTCGATGCGGCGGCTGATGCGGCCGCGGTCGGTCGCCGTGATCGGTGCCTCCAACGAGCAGGGCAAGATCGGCAATTCGGTCATGCGCAATCTCATCGACGGAGGTTTCCCCGGAAAGATCCATCCGGTGCATCCCCGGGCCGATGACATTCTGGGCCGCAAGGCGTACAAGAGTGTCACTGACGTGCCTGGTGAGGTGGATGTGGCGGTCTTTGCGATCCCTGCCAAGTTCGTGGCATCGGCCTTGGAGGAGGTGGGCAAGAAGGGCGTTCCCAACGCCGTACTGATCCCCTCCGGGTTCGCGGAGACCGGTGAACACGCCCTGCAGGACGAGGTCGTGGAGATCGCCGAGCGGCACGGGGTGCGGGTGCTCGGGCCGAACATCTACGGCTACTACTCGACCTGGCAGGACCTCTGCGCCACCTTCTGCACGCCGTACGACGTGAAGGGGCCGGTCGCGCTGACCTCCCAGTCGGGCGGCATAGGGATGGCGATCCTGGGTTTCGCCCGGTCGACCGGTACGGGGGTCTCGGCGATCGTCGGGCTCGGCAACAAGGCCGACCTGGACGAGGACGACCTGCTGACCTGGTTCGGCGAGGATCCGCACACCGAGTGCATCGCCATGCACCTGGAGGATCTGAAGGACGGACGCGCCTTTGTCGAAGCCGCGCGGGCGACCGTTCCGAAGAAGCCCGTCGTCGTCCTGAAGGCGGGACGCACGGCCGCCGGCGCCAGGGCCGCCGGATCGCACACCGGCGCCCTCGCGGGCGACGACGCCGTGTACGACGACATCCTGCGGCAGGCGGGCGTCATCCGGGCGCCCGGGCTGAACGAGATGCTCGAGTACGCGCGTGCGCTGCCGGTGCTGCCGACACCCAAGGGCGACAACGTCGTCATCATCACCGGCGCCGGGGGCTCGGGAGTACTGCTCAGTGACGCGGCGTACGACAACGGCCTCTCCTTGATGGAGATTCCGGACGACCTGGACGCGGCCTTCAGGGCCTTCATCCCGCCGTTCGGGGCCGCGGGCAACCCCGTCGACATCACGGGGGGCGAACCCCCGTCGACGTACGAGAACACCATCCGTCTCGGACTCGAGGACCCGCGGATCCACTCCCTGGTCCTCGGCTACTGGCACACCGTCGTCACGCCTCCCATGGTCTTCGCCGAGCTCACCGCGCGCGTGGTGGCCGAATTCCGGGAGCGGGGCATCGAGAAGCCGGTCGTGGCGTCGCTCGCGGGTGACGTCGAGGTCGAGGAGGCCTGCCGGTATCTCTTCGCGCGAGGGGTCGTGGCCTATCCGTACACGACCGAGAAGCCGGTCGCCGCGCTCGGCGCCAAGTACCGCTGGGCGCGGGCGGCGGGGCTGCTCGGAGGTGGCCCATGA
- a CDS encoding OFA family MFS transporter: MTTTEIPTSAPYREVTDKNGRVFRVGETDIDIMGRKRKWMVILPWIGMMGISSAEYAFASAEDTLHEAHAWSSTSIYWMLTTWVFFQAAVAFPAGKLRESGKLPARWAMMLGAAGTFIGYLSLAFAPHVMLAVIGFGMFSGMGAGMVYATCVNMVGKWYPERKGGKTGFVNGGFAYGSVPFVFLFHGYMDASNYRWVLVSAGLLLAGAVAYAGFFFKDPPRNWWPAEVDPLHPPADPRAARSLQKNPPAMKQMSPKEAWKTGRVAVMWVCLAFTSGVNIFGISFQVDIGESAGFAAGIVATAMSLKAIVNGTGRGVIGWLSDRYGRKECLLFVCIVLGLSQFGIIWAAGMQNLTLFLIFSAISGFGGGAIFPMFAAMTADYFGENNNASNYGMVYSSKLVSGLGAGMGSVAVTAWGLNGAFTLAGSLSLVAFVIALFLKAPGRDYRGRPVTKPNPQPISRETD, encoded by the coding sequence ATGACAACAACCGAAATACCGACGTCGGCTCCCTACCGGGAGGTGACGGACAAGAACGGCCGGGTGTTCCGCGTCGGCGAAACCGACATCGACATCATGGGCCGCAAGCGCAAGTGGATGGTCATCCTGCCGTGGATCGGCATGATGGGGATCAGCTCGGCGGAGTACGCGTTCGCGTCCGCCGAGGACACCCTGCACGAGGCACACGCGTGGTCCAGCACCAGCATCTACTGGATGCTCACCACTTGGGTGTTCTTCCAGGCCGCGGTCGCATTCCCGGCCGGAAAGCTGCGTGAGTCCGGGAAGCTGCCCGCTCGCTGGGCGATGATGCTCGGCGCGGCCGGCACCTTCATCGGCTACCTGTCGCTGGCCTTCGCACCGCACGTCATGCTGGCGGTCATCGGGTTCGGCATGTTCAGCGGCATGGGCGCCGGCATGGTGTACGCCACCTGCGTCAACATGGTCGGCAAGTGGTATCCGGAACGCAAGGGTGGCAAGACCGGCTTCGTGAACGGCGGTTTCGCCTACGGTTCGGTGCCCTTCGTCTTCCTCTTCCACGGCTACATGGACGCGTCCAACTACCGCTGGGTGCTGGTCTCGGCGGGGCTGCTCCTCGCCGGAGCCGTCGCGTACGCCGGCTTCTTCTTCAAGGACCCGCCGCGTAACTGGTGGCCGGCCGAGGTCGACCCGCTGCACCCGCCGGCCGACCCGCGTGCGGCCCGTTCGCTGCAGAAGAACCCGCCGGCCATGAAGCAGATGTCGCCCAAGGAGGCCTGGAAGACCGGCCGTGTCGCGGTGATGTGGGTCTGTCTCGCGTTCACCTCGGGCGTGAACATCTTCGGCATCTCGTTCCAGGTCGACATCGGGGAGTCGGCCGGCTTCGCCGCGGGGATCGTGGCGACGGCCATGTCCCTGAAGGCCATCGTCAACGGCACCGGCCGCGGTGTCATCGGCTGGCTGTCCGACCGGTACGGGCGCAAGGAATGCCTGCTCTTCGTCTGCATCGTGCTCGGGCTCTCCCAGTTCGGCATCATCTGGGCAGCCGGCATGCAGAATTTGACCCTGTTCCTGATCTTCTCCGCGATCTCCGGATTCGGCGGCGGCGCGATCTTCCCGATGTTCGCGGCCATGACCGCCGACTACTTCGGCGAGAACAACAACGCCTCCAACTACGGCATGGTGTACAGCTCGAAGCTGGTCTCCGGCCTGGGCGCGGGCATGGGCTCCGTCGCGGTCACCGCGTGGGGGCTGAACGGCGCGTTCACCCTGGCCGGATCCCTGTCCTTGGTGGCGTTCGTCATCGCGCTGTTCCTCAAGGCGCCGGGACGCGACTACCGGGGGCGGCCCGTCACCAAGCCGAACCCCCAGCCGATCAGCCGGGAGACCGACTGA
- a CDS encoding sugar phosphate isomerase/epimerase family protein, whose product MSRTPADPELTRRLSRRGMLGVAAGATAAALVGAAATPAAAQPAPQAATGGRGRPVLPPGRLGIQLYSLRDKVSTLGFAPVFAELHKYGYDEVEYAGYGQGSAGPITLAELKQLTADHGLNAIGSHVGYYSDDPNAYTFAQNLTKVLDDAQALGLKHIGTASGPFRYGSTVDGWKRAAEEFNTYGAAAKKRGMKFYQHNHSEEFSFATDKPNVRLYDVLLAETDPELVYLEMDIFWAYSGQFRFSQQVDGTPRPFDPLRYVLKQPHRYPLFHVKDGIKDPTNTYGYRMTDVGDGDIDYKTFLSEVTRRSHNGRRYHHWQAEHDQPVESFAFARKSSEHLHSLRERCGD is encoded by the coding sequence ATGAGCCGCACACCCGCAGACCCCGAACTCACCCGCCGACTCAGCAGACGCGGCATGCTCGGCGTCGCCGCGGGCGCCACCGCAGCCGCCCTCGTCGGTGCCGCGGCGACCCCGGCCGCCGCGCAGCCCGCACCGCAGGCCGCCACCGGCGGCCGCGGCCGCCCCGTGCTGCCGCCCGGCCGTCTCGGCATCCAGCTCTACAGCCTGCGCGACAAGGTCTCCACGCTCGGCTTCGCACCCGTCTTCGCCGAGCTGCACAAGTACGGCTACGACGAGGTGGAGTACGCCGGCTACGGACAGGGCTCGGCCGGCCCGATCACCCTCGCCGAGCTGAAGCAGCTCACCGCCGACCACGGCCTCAACGCCATAGGCAGCCACGTCGGTTACTACTCCGACGACCCGAACGCGTACACCTTCGCGCAGAACCTCACCAAGGTCCTCGACGACGCCCAGGCGCTCGGCCTCAAGCACATCGGCACCGCCTCCGGACCGTTCCGCTACGGCTCGACCGTCGACGGCTGGAAGCGGGCCGCCGAGGAGTTCAACACGTACGGCGCGGCGGCGAAGAAGCGCGGCATGAAGTTCTACCAGCACAACCATTCCGAGGAGTTCTCCTTCGCGACGGACAAGCCGAACGTCCGCCTGTACGACGTGCTCCTCGCGGAGACCGACCCCGAGCTCGTCTATCTGGAGATGGACATCTTCTGGGCGTACTCCGGGCAGTTCCGCTTCTCCCAGCAGGTGGACGGCACCCCGCGCCCCTTCGACCCGCTGCGTTACGTACTGAAGCAGCCGCACCGCTACCCGTTGTTCCACGTCAAGGACGGCATCAAGGACCCGACCAACACGTACGGCTATCGCATGACCGATGTCGGCGACGGCGACATCGACTACAAGACGTTCCTGTCCGAGGTGACCCGCAGGTCCCACAACGGCCGTCGCTACCACCACTGGCAGGCCGAACACGACCAGCCCGTCGAGTCGTTCGCCTTCGCCCGCAAGTCGAGCGAGCACCTGCATTCGCTGCGGGAGAGGTGCGGCGACTGA
- a CDS encoding nucleotide pyrophosphatase/phosphodiesterase family protein: protein MTTATPDPAEATTEATATGSSDPTPLLVLDVVGLTPRLLDHMPNLKALGQSGSRAELGTVLPAVTCAAQSTFLTGALPAEHGIVGNGWYFRDLGDVLLWRQHNGLVSGDKLWDAARRTHPGYTVANICWWYAMGADTDYTVTPRPVYYADGRKEPDCYTRPPALHDELTAKFGTFPLFHFWGPGADIVSSRWIVDATRHIIDTRRPDLALAYLPHLDYDLQRYGPDDPRSLQAATDLDQALAPLLADARAEGRTVVALSEYGITRVSRTIDINRALRKAGLLEVHTQDGMEYLDPMASRAFAVADHQIAHVYVRRPEDMDATRQALDGLDGIEQLLDDEGKKKHGLDHPRSGELVAVAQPDAWFTYYYWLDDSLAPDFAQLVEIHRKPGYDPVELFMDPEDPYVKVKAAKALARKKLGMRYRMAVVPLDPSPIRGSHGRLPDDPNDGPLILCSTPHAVTGPIKATDVKSLLLHLAGLG from the coding sequence ATGACCACAGCCACCCCGGACCCGGCCGAAGCCACCACCGAAGCCACCGCCACCGGCTCCTCCGACCCCACCCCCCTCCTGGTCCTGGACGTCGTGGGCCTCACCCCCCGCCTCCTCGACCACATGCCGAACCTGAAGGCCCTCGGCCAGTCCGGCTCCCGTGCCGAGCTCGGCACCGTCCTGCCCGCCGTCACCTGCGCCGCCCAGTCCACCTTCCTCACCGGTGCCCTGCCCGCCGAACACGGCATCGTCGGCAACGGCTGGTACTTCCGCGACCTCGGCGACGTACTCCTGTGGCGTCAGCACAACGGCCTGGTCTCCGGCGACAAGCTGTGGGACGCCGCCCGCCGCACGCACCCCGGCTACACCGTCGCCAACATCTGCTGGTGGTACGCCATGGGCGCCGACACCGACTACACCGTCACCCCCCGTCCCGTGTACTACGCCGACGGCCGCAAGGAACCCGACTGCTACACCCGGCCCCCGGCCCTCCACGACGAACTCACCGCCAAATTCGGCACCTTCCCCCTCTTCCACTTCTGGGGCCCCGGCGCCGACATCGTGTCCTCCCGCTGGATCGTGGACGCGACCCGCCACATCATCGACACCCGCCGGCCCGACCTGGCCCTCGCCTACCTTCCCCACCTCGACTACGACCTGCAGCGCTACGGCCCCGACGACCCCCGCTCCCTGCAGGCCGCCACCGACCTCGACCAGGCCCTCGCCCCGCTCCTCGCCGACGCGAGAGCAGAGGGCCGCACGGTGGTCGCCCTGTCCGAGTACGGCATCACCCGCGTCAGCCGCACCATCGACATCAACCGCGCCCTGCGCAAGGCCGGGCTCCTGGAGGTCCACACCCAGGACGGCATGGAATACCTCGACCCGATGGCGTCCCGCGCCTTCGCCGTCGCCGACCATCAGATCGCCCACGTCTACGTGCGCCGCCCCGAGGACATGGACGCGACCCGGCAAGCCCTCGACGGCCTCGACGGAATCGAGCAACTCCTCGACGACGAGGGCAAGAAGAAGCACGGCCTGGACCACCCGCGCTCCGGCGAACTCGTCGCCGTCGCCCAGCCGGACGCCTGGTTCACGTACTACTACTGGCTCGACGACAGCCTCGCGCCCGACTTCGCGCAGCTCGTCGAGATCCATCGCAAACCCGGCTACGACCCGGTCGAGCTCTTCATGGACCCCGAAGACCCCTATGTGAAGGTCAAGGCGGCAAAGGCCCTCGCACGCAAGAAGCTCGGCATGCGCTACCGCATGGCGGTGGTGCCCCTGGACCCGTCACCTATTCGCGGCAGCCATGGTCGCCTGCCCGATGACCCGAACGACGGTCCGCTCATCCTGTGCTCCACCCCCCACGCTGTCACCGGCCCCATCAAGGCCACCGATGTGAAGTCGCTGCTGCTCCACCTCGCGGGCCTCGGCTGA
- the eboE gene encoding metabolite traffic protein EboE, producing the protein MRFRHPDGSTLHLAYCTNVHPAETLDGVLAQLRDHCEPVRKRLGRDRLGIGLWLARDAARALTADPAALRSLRAELDRRGLEVVTLNGFPYEGFGAQEVKYRVYKPDWADPERLEHTTSLARLLTALLPDDVTEGSISTLPLAWRTAYDDERATTAHAALKTLAERLDALEDLTGRSIRIGLEPEPGCTVETTADAIAPLTAIGHPRIGICLDTCHLATSFEDPQSALAALDRAGIPIPKVQLSAALHAAQPHLPEVREALAAFDEPRFLHQTRTAGPTGLRGTDDLGEALAAAGRAPSPSAEALAAAGHAPSAEGLAADGPARTIEALAAAGPAHTTEALPVTTPWRSHFHVPLHAAPAPPLTSTLPVLRDTLTRLVGGPHPRTRHLEVETYTWQALPPELRPHNRTQLADGIAAELTLARDLLTDLGLKELP; encoded by the coding sequence ATGCGCTTCCGGCACCCCGACGGCTCCACCCTGCACCTGGCCTACTGCACCAATGTGCACCCGGCCGAGACCCTGGACGGCGTCCTCGCCCAGCTCCGCGACCACTGCGAGCCCGTACGCAAACGCCTCGGCCGCGACCGCCTCGGCATCGGCCTCTGGCTGGCCCGGGACGCCGCCCGCGCCCTGACCGCCGACCCGGCCGCGCTGCGCTCCCTTCGCGCCGAACTCGACCGGCGCGGCCTCGAAGTGGTCACCCTCAATGGCTTCCCCTATGAGGGCTTCGGCGCACAGGAGGTCAAGTACCGGGTCTACAAGCCCGATTGGGCCGATCCCGAACGCCTGGAACACACCACTTCCCTGGCCCGCCTCCTCACCGCGCTGCTCCCGGACGACGTCACCGAAGGCAGCATCTCGACCCTCCCGCTGGCCTGGCGCACCGCCTACGACGACGAGCGCGCCACCACCGCGCACGCCGCGCTGAAGACCCTCGCCGAACGCCTCGACGCCCTCGAGGACCTCACCGGCCGCTCGATCCGCATCGGCCTGGAGCCCGAACCGGGCTGCACGGTGGAGACCACCGCCGACGCCATCGCCCCGCTCACCGCCATCGGCCACCCCCGCATCGGCATCTGCCTCGACACCTGCCATCTCGCCACCTCCTTCGAAGACCCGCAGTCCGCCCTGGCCGCCCTCGACCGGGCCGGTATTCCCATCCCCAAGGTCCAGCTCTCCGCCGCCCTGCACGCCGCGCAACCCCATCTGCCCGAGGTGCGCGAGGCGTTGGCCGCCTTCGACGAACCCCGCTTCCTCCACCAGACCCGCACGGCCGGCCCGACCGGTCTGCGCGGCACGGACGACCTGGGCGAAGCCCTCGCCGCGGCCGGGCGCGCACCCTCGCCCTCCGCCGAAGCCCTCGCCGCGGCCGGGCACGCACCCTCCGCCGAAGGTCTCGCCGCGGACGGCCCCGCACGCACCATCGAAGCCCTCGCCGCAGCGGGACCCGCGCACACCACCGAAGCCCTCCCCGTCACCACCCCCTGGCGCTCGCACTTCCACGTCCCGCTCCACGCGGCCCCCGCCCCGCCGCTGACCTCCACCCTCCCGGTCCTGCGCGACACCCTGACCCGCCTGGTCGGCGGCCCGCACCCGCGCACCCGTCACCTCGAGGTGGAGACGTACACCTGGCAGGCCCTGCCGCCCGAGCTGCGCCCCCACAACCGCACTCAGCTGGCCGACGGCATCGCCGCCGAACTCACCCTCGCCCGCGACCTGTTGACGGACCTCGGCCTCAAGGAACTCCCATGA